The following proteins come from a genomic window of Gemmatimonadota bacterium:
- a CDS encoding MerR family transcriptional regulator, with protein sequence MTMMIGALADAAGVNVQTIRYYERRGILAKPSRTASGYRIYQRAAADRVRFIKRAQELGFSLAEVESLLELRAANAASCDAASSSAREKLADVASKIDHLERLRRVLSDFVEACELREPSAECPILEALGEDADA encoded by the coding sequence ATGACGATGATGATCGGAGCGCTGGCCGACGCGGCCGGCGTGAACGTGCAGACGATCCGCTACTACGAGCGCCGGGGCATCCTGGCGAAACCGTCCCGAACGGCGTCCGGATACCGCATATACCAGCGGGCGGCCGCCGACCGCGTGCGCTTCATCAAGCGCGCCCAGGAGCTGGGCTTCTCGCTCGCGGAGGTAGAGTCCCTGCTCGAGCTGAGGGCCGCCAACGCGGCGTCCTGCGACGCCGCCTCTAGCAGCGCGCGGGAGAAGCTGGCGGACGTGGCGTCCAAGATCGACCACCTGGAGCGCCTTCGGCGGGTGCTGAGCGACTTCGTGGAGGCGTGCGAACTGCGCGAGCCCTCCGCCGAGTGCCCGATCCTGGAGGCGCTGGGAGAGGATGCGGACGCATGA
- a CDS encoding methyl-accepting chemotaxis protein, which produces MSEQPLTPDPAAHARAATLGRFDRSFFVQMVTSFLVFLVAVAAIEVGVRFAMVYYDYRNDGAPETTAAAEQLANDVRTIMINSGGPVAARSVYPILDRNFQAAGLHIAIEPSAATVEAVRENFEFVPRGVRADFPAGSHHEASVDIRADDMCLRCHTTASVGDVLGTVTVRQYLGDRLAAWWSELRTTVAVNVLKIVVHILALFYLLRLLLAPLFTLRSAMGRLAHGAGDLSVRAEVGSSDEFGELAYSLNEFLDRICNILFDIRVLARRAGAVSIRLAQVVGNTTGQLERVQGSMAEVIRVSVADEEEASGVLRALPDLVHETHGLRHMVQEIGFLEEQLEDVSTRSRALLDRVVPETGPSPDVADGEAPAPVGE; this is translated from the coding sequence ATGTCGGAACAGCCTTTGACGCCCGATCCAGCGGCGCATGCCCGTGCCGCCACGCTGGGCCGGTTCGATCGCTCCTTCTTCGTCCAGATGGTGACGTCGTTCCTGGTGTTTCTCGTCGCGGTCGCGGCCATCGAGGTCGGGGTGAGATTCGCCATGGTCTACTACGACTACCGCAACGACGGCGCCCCGGAGACGACCGCCGCGGCGGAGCAACTCGCCAACGACGTGCGCACGATCATGATCAACTCCGGGGGGCCGGTGGCCGCCCGTTCGGTATATCCGATCCTGGACCGGAACTTCCAGGCGGCCGGGTTGCACATCGCCATCGAGCCGTCGGCCGCGACGGTGGAGGCGGTGCGAGAGAACTTCGAGTTCGTCCCGAGGGGGGTGCGCGCCGACTTTCCCGCGGGAAGCCATCACGAGGCCAGCGTCGACATCCGCGCGGATGACATGTGCTTGCGCTGTCACACGACGGCGAGCGTAGGCGACGTGCTGGGGACCGTGACGGTGCGCCAGTACCTGGGTGACAGGCTAGCGGCCTGGTGGTCGGAGTTGCGGACGACAGTCGCCGTCAACGTGCTCAAGATCGTCGTGCACATTCTGGCGCTGTTCTACCTGCTGCGACTACTACTCGCTCCGCTGTTCACGCTCCGGTCAGCGATGGGTCGCCTGGCCCACGGAGCCGGCGACCTCTCGGTGCGCGCCGAGGTGGGATCGAGCGACGAGTTCGGCGAGCTGGCCTACTCCCTGAACGAGTTCCTGGACCGGATCTGCAACATTCTGTTCGATATCCGGGTGCTCGCCCGACGCGCCGGGGCGGTCTCGATCAGGCTGGCCCAGGTCGTGGGTAACACGACCGGGCAGCTCGAGCGGGTACAGGGCTCCATGGCGGAGGTGATCAGGGTCAGCGTTGCAGATGAGGAGGAGGCCTCAGGGGTGCTGCGCGCGTTGCCGGACCTCGTTCACGAAACGCACGGCCTTCGCCACATGGTGCAGGAGATAGGATTCCTCGAGGAGCAACTCGAGGACGTGTCTACCCGAAGCCGGGCGCTTCTCGACAGGGTGGTGCCCGAGACCGGGCCCAGCCCGGACGTGGCGGATGGCGAGGCCCCTGCGCCCGTCGGCGAGTGA
- a CDS encoding HAD-IIB family hydrolase, with protein sequence MLASLDGLREAAPSIEGVVFDVDDTVTRAGRLEPEAFSAMWALAEAGLTLLCVTGRPLGWTDLFARLWPVALAVGENGAGWAWREGEGLREGYFQGPARREASVELLSRIRERAGEIFPDIPVAGDQRARRCDLAFDVGETHTVQPERIQGLVTLIETEGARSSVSSVHAHAVPGDWDKAVGAVRAARDALGLDLEDRRERWVFVGDSGNDAAAFAYFPHSVGVANVRNHLHRLPAPPRYVTAADRGRGFAEVARALLEARDGGEAVGGAAAAG encoded by the coding sequence ATGCTCGCTTCGCTCGATGGACTCCGTGAGGCGGCCCCCTCCATCGAGGGGGTCGTCTTCGATGTGGACGATACGGTCACCCGCGCCGGGCGACTGGAGCCGGAAGCCTTCAGCGCGATGTGGGCGCTGGCGGAGGCGGGCCTCACGCTGCTGTGCGTGACCGGTCGGCCGCTCGGCTGGACCGACCTCTTCGCTCGACTGTGGCCGGTGGCGCTGGCCGTCGGTGAGAACGGCGCCGGGTGGGCCTGGCGCGAAGGCGAAGGGCTGCGCGAGGGATACTTCCAGGGCCCGGCACGGCGGGAGGCGAGCGTCGAGCTGCTCAGCCGGATCAGGGAGCGCGCCGGGGAGATATTTCCGGACATACCGGTCGCGGGAGACCAGCGTGCGCGGCGCTGCGACCTGGCCTTCGACGTGGGCGAAACCCACACGGTACAACCCGAACGGATCCAGGGACTCGTTACGCTGATCGAGACCGAGGGCGCGCGCAGCAGCGTCTCCTCGGTGCACGCCCATGCGGTGCCGGGCGATTGGGACAAGGCGGTCGGCGCAGTGCGCGCGGCGCGGGACGCGCTCGGCCTGGATCTCGAGGACCGACGCGAGCGCTGGGTATTCGTCGGGGACAGCGGCAACGACGCCGCGGCGTTCGCGTACTTCCCGCATTCCGTAGGGGTCGCCAACGTGCGCAACCATCTGCACCGGCTGCCCGCGCCCCCGCGCTACGTGACGGCGGCCGACCGGGGCAGGGGGTTCGCCGAGGTTGCTCGCGCGCTCCTGGAAGCGCGGGACGGAGGGGAAGCTGTCGGCGGAGCGGCAGCCGCGGGCTGA
- a CDS encoding PQQ-dependent sugar dehydrogenase: protein MRRSTAAVLALALAIGCGDDPPPAGPDSSPDAPSDPDEALLQSEIELPAGFEITIFAKDVLRPRFMELGDDGTVYVGTYFFTRGVTSAVYALRDTDGDGRADFRRDIRNGFNSPNGLAYADGTLWIVDEDRVWRLDDIDNTLDAPLPRVIFDGLPSRAQTDSATNVGHFWRQMTMGPDGRLYIAVGTRWSFLVGEHTANDLNDDPIYSTIVRLNPDGSGLEIFADGVRNSMGMDFRPGTGELWFTDNGPSWPFEHPNTYDIPPDELNRATAAGQHFGFPYIHGRLPDPLIGGDTPAGVIAPAHEFAAHSATLGIAFYTGQSFPARYRGGAFIAEHGTEATTPVFGVKSRIHGDRISFVTIDGAGAVTGYEVFAGGFLRNMNFDYARRPVGLLVLPDGSLLISDDQAHMIYRVSYVE from the coding sequence ATGCGCCGCAGCACCGCCGCCGTCCTTGCCCTCGCGCTGGCCATAGGGTGCGGGGACGACCCTCCGCCGGCCGGCCCGGACTCCTCGCCCGACGCGCCCAGCGACCCTGACGAGGCGCTGCTCCAGTCCGAGATCGAGCTTCCCGCCGGTTTCGAGATCACGATCTTCGCCAAGGACGTGCTGCGTCCGCGCTTCATGGAGCTCGGGGACGACGGCACCGTCTACGTGGGCACCTACTTCTTCACCAGGGGTGTGACCAGCGCCGTGTACGCGCTGCGCGACACGGACGGCGACGGGCGCGCCGACTTCCGGCGCGACATCCGCAACGGGTTCAACTCGCCGAACGGCCTGGCGTACGCCGACGGCACCCTGTGGATAGTGGACGAAGACCGGGTATGGCGCCTGGACGACATCGACAACACGCTGGACGCGCCCCTGCCCAGAGTGATTTTCGATGGCCTGCCCTCCCGCGCGCAGACCGATTCCGCGACGAACGTGGGCCACTTCTGGCGTCAGATGACGATGGGGCCGGATGGCCGGCTCTATATCGCCGTGGGGACCCGGTGGTCCTTTCTGGTCGGAGAGCACACCGCGAACGACCTGAACGATGATCCGATCTACTCGACCATCGTGCGCTTGAACCCGGACGGCTCGGGGCTCGAGATCTTCGCCGACGGCGTGCGCAACTCCATGGGCATGGACTTCCGGCCCGGCACCGGCGAGCTGTGGTTCACCGACAACGGGCCGAGCTGGCCGTTCGAGCACCCCAACACCTACGACATCCCGCCCGACGAGTTGAACCGCGCCACCGCGGCGGGCCAGCACTTCGGCTTCCCTTACATCCACGGGCGCCTGCCGGACCCGCTGATAGGTGGCGATACGCCGGCCGGCGTGATCGCCCCCGCCCACGAGTTCGCCGCGCACTCCGCGACGCTGGGGATAGCCTTCTACACGGGGCAGAGCTTCCCGGCGCGCTACCGTGGGGGCGCGTTCATCGCCGAGCACGGCACCGAGGCGACGACGCCCGTGTTCGGCGTGAAGAGCAGGATCCACGGGGATCGCATCTCCTTCGTCACGATCGACGGGGCGGGCGCGGTGACCGGCTACGAGGTCTTCGCAGGAGGCTTCCTGCGCAACATGAACTTCGACTACGCGCGCAGGCCCGTGGGCCTCCTGGTGCTGCCGGATGGGTCGCTGCTGATCTCCGATGACCAGGCGCACATGATCTACCGGGTCAGCTACGTGGAGTAG